The region GAGGACATGCTCGCCCACCCGTTCATGGCGGTCCTGCACGTGCTCGCCGCGACCGCGGTCGCGCTCTGGCTCGCCGTGGGGGAGCGCGCCCTCTTCTCGCTCGTCCGGCTGGCCCGGTGCGGGGCGCGCGGGGCCCTCGCGCGGGCCGCGCTGGCGCTCGGCCTGCACCCCGTCGTGCTGCGCGGCGTCCCCCGCGTGGTCGGCGTACGTCGCCACGAGGAGGGTGCGCTCCCGCTCCTCCCGGTCTGGTCGCGCGGTCCCGCGCGCCGCGGACCACCGCTGCTGCTCCTGCCTCACTGAGCCCGTCCGCCCGCCCGCACACGGCCCCGGACCCCTCGGGTGAGCGCTGCCACCCACCGCTCGGGCGACGCGAACGTCGCGCCGGTGCGGTGACACGTCTCTGTGCGAGGAGCACCCATGACCACCCTCCAGCGTGTGCGGACTGCCGCCGCGCGACCCCGGACGACCCCGTCCGGCCTCTTCCGCGCCTTCTGGCGCTGGCACTTCTACGCGTCCTTCGTCGTCGTCCCGGTCTTCGCGGTCCTGGCGGTGACGGGGTTGATCTACCTGCTGCGGTTCCAGCTCGAGCCGCTGATGCACCCCGACCTGATGCGGGCCGAGGCACCCGCCGGTCAGCAGCTGCCCTACGTGCTGTCCGACCAGCTCGACCTCGTCCAGGCGGCCTACCCCGACGACGAGATCGGCCTGGTCCGCGAGGGTCGTGACGCCGACGACACGACCGCCTTCGCCGTCACGAAGGACGACGGCACGACGGTCGACGTCTTCGTCGACCCGTGGCGCGGCGAGGTGCTCGGCGAGCTCGACCCCGACACGACGCTGTCGGGCTACGCGATCCGGCTGCACGCGGACCTCATGGGCGGCGTGCTCGGCGACCGGCTCATCGAGGTCGCCGTCTGCTGGGCGATCGTCATGTCGCTGACCGGCTACTACCTGTTCTTCGCCGGCCGCAAGGCGCGGCTGCGACGGCGTACCAAGAAGGCACCCGGCGCGAAGCTGCGCAGCCGGCACGCCCTGATCGGCTCTTTTGCCGGGGTGGGCCTGCTCGCGATGGTCGTCACAGGCCTGCCGTGGACCGGCTTCTGGGGCGCCAAGGTGCAGGAGCTGGCCACCTCGCAGGGCTCGTCGCTGTGGAGCCTCGACCACGGAGCGCAGTCGAAGCCGGGCTCCCGGCTCGACGAGTCGCTCCCGCACAGCCATGCGGTGCAGGACGTGCCGTGGGCGCAGGGCGCGACCGAGGTGCCCTCGTCCGACCCCGACGGTGCGCTGGGGTCGGTGGCCAACGTCGACACCGCGGTGGTCGTGGCCGAGCGGGAGGGCCTGACCCACCCGATGACGGTCGTGCTGCCGAGCGGCGAGGACGGCGTGTTCTCCGTCATCGGCGACGCCTTCCACGACCCCAGCCGCGAGCGGACCGTGCACGTCGACCGCTTCTCCGGCGAGGTGCGCTCGCAGTACGGCTTCGACGACTACCCGCTGGCGGCGAAGGCCGTCGCCCAAGGGATCGGCTTCCACGAGGGCCGCAGTCTCGGCCTGGTCACCTTCTGGTTCGCCTTCCTCTTCTGCGTCGCCGTGCTGGTCATGTGCGTGACGGGCCCGCTCATGTGGTGGCGCCGTCGTCCCGCGCGCAGCGGCTCGGTCGGGGCGCCCCGCGGGAAGATGCCGATCCGGGCCACCTGGTGGCTCGCGGGAGCGCTCGTGGTGCTCGGGATCGTGCTGCCGATGTTCGGCGTGACCCTGCTCGCGGTGCTGCTGCTCGACCAGCTCGTGCTGCGCCGGGTGCCGCGCCTGCGGACGGCGTTCGACACGGTCGACTGAACCCGTCAGCCACACGCGTCCCGACGGTGCGTTCGACGGTGTGGGCGTGATTCGGTCAGCGCCCACACCGTCGATAGACTGACGAGGTTTGCGGCTGCCCGGAGCAGCCCCCATGCCCACTTGCACCAGGAGACATTTGTGAAGAGCGCCGTCGAGACCTTGAGCCCGACCCGGGCCAAGCTGACCGTCGAGGTGCCCTTCGAGGAGCTCAAGCCGAGCCTCGACGCGGCGTACCAGAAGATCGCGAAGCAGATCAACGTTCCCGGCTTCCGCCGCGGCAAGGTCCCGCCGGCGGTCATCGACCGCCAGGTCGGCCGCGGTCCGGTCCTGGACGAGGCGATCAACGCCGTCGTCCCCCAGCAGTACATGGCCGCGCTCCAGGAGCACGACCTCGAGCCGCTGGCGCAGCCCGACATCGAGGTGACCCGCCTCGAGGACAACGACGTGCTCGAGTTCACCGCCGAGGTCGACGTCAAGCCTGACTTCGAGCTGCCCTCCTACGACGGCATCGAGGCCAGCGTCGAGGACATCGAGATCTCCGACGGCGACGTCGACGAGCAGGTCGAGGCCCTCCGCGAGCGCTTCGGCACCCTCGCCCCGGTCGAGCGCGCCGCCGCCGAGGACGACTTCGTGACCATCGACCTCGTGGCCGCCAAGGACGGCGAGACCGTCGAGGGCGGCGAGGTCACCGGCATGTCCTACAAGGTCGGCCGCGGCGGCATGATCGACGGCCTCGACGA is a window of Nocardioides oleivorans DNA encoding:
- a CDS encoding PepSY-associated TM helix domain-containing protein, encoding MTTLQRVRTAAARPRTTPSGLFRAFWRWHFYASFVVVPVFAVLAVTGLIYLLRFQLEPLMHPDLMRAEAPAGQQLPYVLSDQLDLVQAAYPDDEIGLVREGRDADDTTAFAVTKDDGTTVDVFVDPWRGEVLGELDPDTTLSGYAIRLHADLMGGVLGDRLIEVAVCWAIVMSLTGYYLFFAGRKARLRRRTKKAPGAKLRSRHALIGSFAGVGLLAMVVTGLPWTGFWGAKVQELATSQGSSLWSLDHGAQSKPGSRLDESLPHSHAVQDVPWAQGATEVPSSDPDGALGSVANVDTAVVVAEREGLTHPMTVVLPSGEDGVFSVIGDAFHDPSRERTVHVDRFSGEVRSQYGFDDYPLAAKAVAQGIGFHEGRSLGLVTFWFAFLFCVAVLVMCVTGPLMWWRRRPARSGSVGAPRGKMPIRATWWLAGALVVLGIVLPMFGVTLLAVLLLDQLVLRRVPRLRTAFDTVD